The uncultured Roseibium sp. DNA segment CCGGCTCTCGAGTTACCTTTCCGTTGAACGGATCGACGATCATCGCAATTACGCCTCTTATGCATCCGTGGCCGAAGGTGCGGATGACTTCCTGATCATAGAGTGCGGCTCGGCGAGCGACAGTCCAATCCTTCCGGTCCTTTTGAAGCATAGCGACGGTATCGTTCTGGTTAGCGAAATCGGCGAGACCAATTTCCGGGATCTGGATCGCACGCTGGCCTATCTGGAACCTTGGCACGACCGGGTGATCGGCAATGTCGTACTCTCGTCCGCTTGAGTCTTCCTGGCCCGCCGCCAACGCCTCCTCCGCACCCGACAACAAGTACACTGTCTGGCTGACGCTTGTGACTGTCGTCATCCTCGGCACGATGACGTTCAATTTCATGCTTGCGGTCGTCAACACGAACATCACGGGGATCCGGGACAGTCATGTGATGCTGTCTGAAATGGTCCTGATTTCTGTAGGTCTTCTTCTGGCGCTGGACCGGAGAGCAAGCTTATACATCGTACTTACGCTTTATCTCAGCTACATGGCATTCATTTTGTCCCTTCGGCCGGAACTCGATCTGAAGGCGATCCGTGACATACTGATTCCACTCGTTTTTTATTCCCTGGGCCGCAAGGTCGAACGCATCGAGGACGCGGACAGGATTGTCTTTCTGAGTGCCTACCTCGTGCTAACGGTCGGTTTGTTCGAATTTCTATTCCTCGATCTCTACACGTCCTTCGTGAATATCTTCGAGTATTACGTCGCCCGCGGGACCCTGACAGCGGATTCCAACTTCGTTGAAGGTTCCAATCTGTTCATCTCTAGCACCCGGATCGGTGGCCGCAATTTCTTGCCGTTTCTCGGCAACATCCGCGCCTCCTCCGTGTTTCTGGAACCGGTGACGATGGGCAACTATGGCGCCTTTCTTTGCCTCTGGGCCTTCTTTCGTCGGGATATGGCCTGGCGGTGGCTGCTGCTTGCTCTCGGCTTTACGGTCATTATTTTAGGCGACGCTCGCTTTGGGCTGTTCGTCACCTTCGCCTTATTTGCCGTCGGACTCGTTCATCGGGCCCTGCCGCGCGCTGTCTTGTGGCTCGCACCCTTTTTCGTTGCTCTGCTGCTGATTCTCTATGGCGGTTGGACCAACCAGGTCCATTGGGAAGACAACCTGCCCGGACGTGTCTTGAGTTCCGCAATGATCATGGCCAAGTTGGATTGGCGGGCGTATTTGGGAATAGCCTTGGACCTGCCATTCGTCGACGATAACGGTTACGCCTATTCCTTCAGCCAGATCGGCGTTGTCGGGGCTGCGTTTTTATGGGCGATTTACATATTCGCCTCATCACACAGTGAGGACGCTGGAAAATTCAAAGCCCTGGCGACCGTGTTTATATGCCTGCTGCTTGTCGTTTCGAACTCAATCTATTCGATCAAACTTGCCGCCCTGTTCTGGTTTTGCGCCGGTGCTGCGGATATCGAGAGAAACGACCGATCAGAAGCCAATGCCGGATTTGCCTCTCAAGCATACAGAGCATCCGCGTAAAGTTCGTCATAGTGTCCAATCACCGTCGACCATGCATGTTGCTGGGCGGAGGTAACCGCCGACATTCTCAAGGCGGGAGCCTGTTCCAGTTCGGCCATGACGTGGGCAATCGTGCCCGCTGCCTGTTCGGACTCGGCAAAATCGGCCAGATGTACCATCGGGTGGCGTTCGGCAAGCGCCCTAAATGCGGTGTTCGGCTGAACAACCGGCAGGAGCCCGGCGCTCAGGGCTTCGATCATAGCAATTCCGAAGCCCTCGTATTCCGACGCGCTGACGAAGATGCTGCTTCTGGACAGCACATCGCGAACCGCCGCATCGGACAAGCCAAGATGAAGATGCACATGGTTTTTTAGATCCCTTGCGGCTGTCAGTTCCTCAAGGTTAGCCCTCGACAGGTCGGATGGAGACCCGATGATGTCGAGTTGCCATGCCGGATCGCTCCGAACCAGAGACTGCAGCGCGTCCAGGGTCCGGTCGAGGCGTTTGTTGGCCGAAAACCGCCCAATGGTGACAAGCCGTTTTTCAGGCATGGGCGCCGCAGCATCATGAAATTTCGACAGATCGACGCCGTTTTCGATAAGCCGTGCCTTGGTCGGCGCCAGTTTTCTAAACATCTCCAGATCGTTGTTCGAGCAACACGCGATCGCGTCGTAGGACCGGGAGGACAGGCGGGTCATCGTATTGAGCCAGATCTTCTTGAAGCCAAGGCTCTGTTCGGTGTGAAAAAAGCCGCCATGGGTGGTCGCCACCAGCTTCCGCCGGTGAAACGGCTTTGCCAGTGCCAAAGCGTCGAAGAAGAAATCGACCGCATGCACATGGATCAGATCGGACTGCCCGAGGTTTGAAAATACCGCGGGTGCAAGTGGATAGCGGGTGCTGCCGTAATAGGGGATCCGGTGAACCGGAATTCCGTCGATGATGACGTCTTCCGGCAGGAACTGGTCCGGATGGGTGAACAGACGATCGAGCGTCAATACCCGCACGGAAGCAAACCGACCTTTCTGCCGGGCAACGAGATTACGGACGAAATCCTCCAATCCGCCAACCATCGGCGCGTACTGGCGGACCACATGCAGCAAGTGGACATTCGCAAACCCCTGCACGGGTTCAGCAGATTTCCCCTGGTCTCTGACGGGAGGGCTGGCATTCATGGACGGAACTTCCCTGGTGCCGGCCCTCACCAAAAAAGAGGACCGTCGAACGAACGGTTGGAATAATAGCGCCTTGAATTAAAAGACCCCTTGCCTCGCCTTTAAAAGAGAAGCCTAATTTCAATTAGAGTATCGAATGTGTTAATCGACCGGAGCTTCATGTTCATGACGGATCGAAATGCGGGAAAACGGTTGAGGTCGTGGGCTCTTCTGTGTGCCGTTCTCGCCGCTACGCCGGTGCAGGCGGCCCCTTGCTTGCGCGGCATAAACCTTGCCGGGGCCGAGTTCGGAGCGGTACCTGGAAAATACGGCAAAAACTATATCTATCCCTCGGACAAGACCCTTCTGTATTTTGCCCAAAAGGGCATGAATGTCGTTCGTTTGCCTTTCAAATGGGAGCGGTTGCAACCAAAGCTGAATGGCCCACTCGACGAGGCAGAACTCAATCGGATCAAGGAAACCGTCGATCAAGCATCCGCGCGCGGATTGACGACCATTCTCGATCCTCACAACTATGCAGGCTACAATCAGATAAAGCTCGGAGAGGGCGATGTCACCGCGGCGGCTTTCGCCGATTTCTGGGCTCGTCTGGCGCCCCATTTTTCAGGGCGAGCGGACGTCGTTTATCTTCTGATGAATGAACCGGCAGGAATTACCGCCGCAACATGGCTGGAGGCGATCAACGCCGGGATCGCAGCCATTCGAAAGGCCGGTGCCGACAATCTTGTCATGGTACCCGGAACGATCTGGACCGGCGCATCGCACTGGTTCGATCGGCAACCCGGCGGGTCAAACGCGGAGGTCTTGCAGAATGTCCGCGATCCCCAGAACCGATTCGTGTTCGACATTCACCAGTACATGGACAGCGACTTTTCAGGAACGCACCAGACCTGTCCACGCGTCCAGGATGCGATCAAAGCACTCGAGGGCGTATCAGGCTGGTTCCGTCAGTACGGCTATGCGGGCTTCCTCGGCGAATTCGGCGGGACTAGTTCGCCTGACTGCCTGGACGGTCTTGCCCGGATCGCCGACTACATCAATTCCCAAGGCGACACCTGGATCGGCTGGAGCGCCTGGGCGGCGGGACCATGGTGGGGTGACTATCCGCTTTCCCTGCAGCCCAAAGAAGGCGTCGACAGACCGCAACTGAAGGTGCTGGAGCCTTATATCCGCGACGACGGTCTTGAAATGCCGGCCTGTCCCGCGCGCAAATAATTCGAGCAGCCTGCTCTCAATGTCCGGCCTGGTCTGCTTTTGCACTCTTGGCCAACGTCACGATTTTTCCGGCAACTTCCCCCCAGCTCAGGATCCCTTCCCTGAACTTCTCGTTCCGCCCCATCGCAAGCGCCGTCTCTATTTTTCCCTTCCAGTCCTGCTCGTCATCGAGTGAATAACCAATCAGGTTGCCGCGCAGGTCCGGAATGAGATCAGGCGCCAGCACGGGCAGTCCGCAATAGGCATATTGCTGGAACTTGAGGCTGGTTTCGGCCAGATAGACATCGTCCATGGTCATCTTGTACGGCGCGATACCGAAATCCGCATGCTTCATCTAAGGAATAAGCTCGGTAAACGACCGCTCTCCGTAGTCGACGACATTCGCAGGTACCGCCTCCGAAAACCTGGCACCGAAGACATGATACGTCACATCGGGCGCCGTATGCGCCATGGCGCATTCGGCGGGTTCATCGAACAGCATGTTGCTGGGCGGAGGTAACCGCCGATCTTCTCAAGGCGGGAGCCCGTTCCAGTTCGGCCATGACGTAGGTAATCGCGCTGGCCGCCTTTTCGGGATCAGTAAAATCAGCCAGATGGATCATGGGATGACGGTTCCGCAAGTCCTCTAAACGTCGTATTCGGCTGCACAATCGGAACGAGACCAGCGCTCAGGGCTTCGATGAGCGCAATTCCGAAACCTTCGTATTCCGATGCGCTGACGAAGAGGCTGCTTCCTGAAAGGACATCGCGGACCGCCGCCTTGGACAGCCCCAGATGCAAGTGCACATGGTCAACAATGTCGCGTGCCATCTTGCGATAGGCGCCGGTCCGGGCCGGTAAAAAGACGGCCGAGCGTCAGGACCCTCAAGGATGCAAAACGCCCCTTCTTCCGGGCGACGAGATTGCGGACGAAATCCTCCAGACCGCCGACCATCCGCGCGTACTGGCGAACCACATGCACGATCCTCCTGTCAGAAAAGGAGGCCAGAGACGACCCGTTGCCGGCATCGTCGATCAGCTCAGACGCCGCGCCCGGTTCGACGATACGCGGCAGCACGGTCACAATATGGCTCCGGCGTTCACCAGAGGCCTTCCACCACGTGAGGCGAGTGCCCGAAAGATACCATTCATGCCGCAAAGCGCCTGCGTTCGACTGTCTTCGGTATATTCCGCATCCTGTCTGGGAATAAGGTACGGATCGGCGAAATGCTCGGGGAAAAGGCAGCCGGGTTCCGTGGTCATCGCTGCCGTGAAGCCCAGCGCCTTGACGATGTCCGCCTCGCGATGACCGGACAGCGACGGAGCGCCGTAAGGATAGGCGAAATACGGCACCTCCCGTCCCAGGCGCTCCTCGAGAAACCGCTTGTTGGCCCCGATGTCGTCTTTCACCTCCGTCTCTGACAAGAGCGTAAGCGCGCGGTGCGTCGTGGTATGGGCCCCGATCTCGATCAGAGGATGCCGGTCCGCAGCAATCATGTCCGCTTCGCTCATGACCAGGCTTTCGACAAGGTCCGGCAACAAAACCCGATGGGCATCGAAGACGTGCCCCAGCATATCCGCGCGATGAAAATCGTCCCAGACCCATGCGGTGAGGCGGCGCAAGGTCGCGATCTTGCCATCCACGTCCGGGCACTCGATCCGGATCCCCATCGGTTCCATGTCGATCCGGTCGTTGGTCAGGACCATATGTCGAAGCCCGAGCCACCAGGCATTGATTTCGCGGGTCATCATCTGCGTCGGCACGAAGATGGTTGCAGGTGCCTCGTAGCGTTCCATGACCGGCAGGGCGAGTTCCAGATTGGACCGGTAACCGTCATCGAATGTCAGGACGACAAAAGGCCGGCCGGCTGGATCCTCGAGTCTTCTGTGAGCCTCGTCGAAGGTGAGGATATCGCGGCCGCTTTTGCGGATGCTTCCTAGCAACTCCTCAAAATCGGAAATTCGGCATCCCTGATCCAGTCTCTCGCGCGGATTGTGCGTGAACTCGTGGAACATTAGGATCACGCCCTGACCGCCGTAAACCCGGCCGATGACGCTTGCAAAACCGCTGTTGTAAAGAAATTGGAGGCCCAAAGTCTTCACGCGGCGCTTCAGCTTGCCCAGCCCACTGACGGAAGGACGCTCGCTTCTGGCATCCGCTTGCATATGTTGGGGCGACGTCATTTTCGGCTCATTATCCAATGCCAATACCTTCTGTCAGCTCTATGGTGCCAAGGTATAAAGAACAAAGTGAACAACCGGTTGAAACATCCGCATACTCCTAAGTCACCCATAATTATGCTTAATACGAAGTTAACATAAATATGATGATTATATTCTTGTAAATCTAATTCCTAAAATATTTCATATTCCATTCAGAATATATGATGAAATTCGCCTTTGACCTATCCCTCAAATTTACTGCAATTACTTATTTGAAAGGATTCTCCAATATCAAAAGCGCCAGCAAACTCTGGTGCTTCCATAAGGTTGTTTGATGCGTATTTTAATGCCTTGCGCCGCATTTCCGCCAGTCGTCAACGGGGGCGGCCCGATTTCATCGTTCATTCTCGCCCAGTTGCTGGTGGACGCAGGTCACGATGTAAGGGTCGTTCATGTCGGCGACGAAGATCGGCACGAAATCTATGAGGGCGTGCCGGTGCACCGGATCAAGTCGCCGAATATCTACTGGAACTACTACACGCCGCAGCCTGCCTGGCAAAAAATGATCTGGCACGCGCTGGAAAACGGCAACCCGCGTGCCTATGTCGCCATGCGGCGGGAGATTGCCGACTTCAAACCAGACATCATGCTTACGGTCAGCATCGAGAACATCAATGTAGCCTCCTGGGCGGCCGCGCGGACGGCGGGCATTCCGGTGGCTCATACAGTGTTCAGCACGTTCATGATGTGCTGGCATGCCACCATGCAGAGGAACGGAAGCAATTGCTCCCGGCAATGCACTTCCTGCTGGCTGACATCCCTCGGCCGCCGCGCCTTGTCACGCTTCGTCGACACGCTTCTCGGCGAATCCCATGACATTTTAAAACGCCACATCGACGAAGGCTATTTCCCCAATGCCGTCCCCTACCGGATCCCGGCTGCGATTGATGGGGTCCATGCAGAGGAACCGCGTCGCTTCCCTCGTAACCGACCCTTCCGGGTAGGGTTTTTAGGCGTGCACAACCGCTTCAAGGGTTTCGGGACACTAGCGGAAGCCGCGCGCCTGACCTCCCCCGATAGTAATATCGAATTCTACATCGCAGGCACCGGCCACGATGCGTTTGCCGAAACCACCCGCAGACAGTTCCCTGCCGAGCGGACCAACTTTCTCGGCTGGACATCGCCCGAGACCTTTTTTCCTGAAATCGATGTCCTGGTGTATCCGACCATCGGCCGCGAAGCCTTTGGCCGCGCGTCGATCGAAGCGTTTTCTTACGCCATCCCTGTCATTTCCACCTCTATCGGCGGGGTTGCGGAGAACATCACCGATGGCGTCAACGGTTTCCACACGCCGCCCGATGATCCGGAAGCCTTGCGGGCACGCATTGAGATGCTGGCGAAGGACCCGCAGACCTATGAACGCCTGTCCGAAGGGGCCCTGGCGTCGGCGTCGGAATATCTCAAACCCCATGTCAGCGGCTTGTTATGCGCCGCCCTCCACGACACATTGGACCGGCACAATTCGCGCGCTTCCCGCGACCTTGTAGAAGCCGCACGATGACGATGCTCCGTTCGCTGTTGGAGCATATCGACCCGGCCAGCCTCTCCGTCTCTATCGGCAGCCGGCTCGGAAGCACGCTTCTGAGCTTCCTGGTGCTCTATGCTGCCAGCCACAGCATGGATACCGAGCAATATGGTCTCTACATCTTTCTGTTTTCAGTCGGCAACTCGCTCGGGCTGATTTTCGTGCTGGGACAACCAGTTCTGCTGGTCAAGCACTACCGTCTGGACGGACACACGAAGGGCAAGACCAACCAGGGCATTCTTTACACCAACGCCCTCTGGCTCACGCTGGGCATCGGAAGTCTGCTGCTAATTGCCATCCTGCTTCGGCTTTTCGGCGGCCATCTGCCTTCACCCTACAACGCCTTGCCGATCGCCTTCGTCTTTGCTGCCTTTTTTGCCTTCAGCGAATATCTTCAGAACTATTTTCGCATTCACGGACGGATAGCACTTTCGCTGGCCCCGCGCGAAAACATCTGGCGCATTCTCTGTGCCATCGCCCTTCCCCTGCTGGCATATGGAGGCTACCTGACAAGCGGCGTGACGGCTGCGGAGACCGTGACGCTCCTGCTCGGCGTCATGGTCAGCTTCCAGTGCTATCATTTCATCAAAGCCGAAGGGTTGTCCTTCCTCAGGGACTCCCGGGACAAGCCATCCAGGGAAACACGGCGGGCCTGGGCACAAGAGAGCGGCTTTTTCACCGCGAACACCTTTTTCTCGGCCTCGGCCAGCTATCTGGAAACAATCCTGATCGGTATCGTTCTCGATTTGGAAGCGGCAGCCTTCTATTTCGTCGCCTACCGGATTTCCAGTTTGCTGACGCTGCCCGTTCTTGCCATCGACACCGTCGGCATTCCGCTAATTTCCGCGCGTTTTCAGGAAAAGGACCAGAAAGGCGCCCAGCGGATAACGTCGTGGCTATCCGCAGGCAGCTTCGTATGTGCCGTGCTCGGAGGCGTGTTCCTCTACTTCACCGGCGACTTCATCCTGGGCAAGTTCGACACGAACTTCGAACAACACTTCAACGTCCTTGTGATCCTCTGCCTTTCGGCAATGAGCAGCGCCTTTTTCGGCCCCGGAACGTGGTTGATCATGATCGGTGGCGGCGAGAAATATCTGCTGGCGATGCGCAGTGTCGTTTTCGTCTTCTATATCGGCGCGCTGGCTCTGCTCGGCTTCGAGTACGGTCTTGCCGGCGTTGCCATTGCCGGATGGGTGCAACTGGTTGCCGTCCACCTGCTCAGCCGACGCTGGGTGATGCGGCGATGGCACATGGACAACGCTGCAACTTCATTTCTGTCGCAAATAGCCTAACGCGGGCGCGCCGCCGGACATGACCGGCGGAAGGGAGACAAACGTTGTTCGACAAGAAAATATATCCCGCATATCACACGGTGAGGATCGGCGCGTCGGCCGGTCTTCTTCATGGCACGTGCGGGCGTACGGGAATCCTCATCTGCGACGACTGGGCGTATGAATCCCTGTGCGCACGGCGATCCCTGCGGATACTCGCCGATGATCTCGCCGGCGACGGCTATCCGGTTCTGCGCTTCGACTACCCTTCAATGGGAGAAACGATCCCCGAACCCGGCGGCGATGTGGATAGCCTCGCCCCCCTTGTCGACACCGTTTTGCAGGCCTGTGCCACATTGCGTTCGTCATCCGGTGTGACACAGATTGTGATCGTCGGGCTCGGTTTCGGCTCCGCTATTGCGACCCGCTTGGCGACGCTGCCGGAAGCGGATATTTCCGGTGTGGTGCTTCTGGCGCCAGTCACGAGCGGCAGAGCCTATTTCCGCGAGCTCCAGCTTCGCGCAGCGATGATATCCAACATCACCAACGTGAAACCCGAGCCTGTTCCGGGCGTCGCGTTGTCGATTGCCGGATTGGACATGCGGGATGGCCTGGCGGCGGAGGTCAAGGCGCTGCGTATTTCGCCCGACATGCTTCCGGACACCATTCCCGCGCTTGTCTTGAGCCGTCCGGGCCGGGCGAATGAAGCGGCGTTCGCGGAGCAGATCGCGGCGCGGAATCCGGCGAATACCACTGCCACATTCGACGGCTATGATGACCTGATGACAGATCCGACCGCTGCGATGACGCCTGTGGAAGCTTTCGGCACGGTTGTCGAATGGATCAAAGACCGCTTTCCGGCCGCCCCCGCAACAGACGTCGGAGAAAAACTCGCTCCCTTTCCCTTGAAGGGGGACGGCTTTTCCGAAACGATCGAGCTGCTGGGCTGTGAAAGGCAGATCGTGGGCACCTGGTGCGAACCGGAGGGGGAGAGAACCGGGTCTGCAGTCCTGTTCCTCAACGCCGGAGCCTTACCCCGGTCAGGATGGGCAGGCAGCGTGAAAAATACCCAGCGCTGGCTCGCCCGCAACGGCATTCCGTCGTTGCGAATTGATGTTTCGGATGTCGGAGACAGCCGGCCGGTCTCCTTCAGTGCTGAAATCGTCCATTACACCGCAGAGCAGGTCGAGGACGTGCGCGACGCACTGGATTTCCTGCAAAAGCGCGGCTGCGGCCATATCGTCGCTGCCGGCAGTTGCAGCGGCGCATATCTCGCACTCCGCAGTGCCATCGCGGATGACCGGATCTCGGACGTCGTGGCGGTCAACCTGCAAAGGTTTCTGTGGGACCCGCGGGACGATCTTCGAAACGCCCTGCGTTTCGATCACACGGATACCTCGGCCTATGCACGCAAACTCATCGACAAGGAAAAACTGAAGCGGCTCTTGTCCGGGGAGATTCCGATCTTTTCGCTGGCAACATTCCTGCTGCAAAGAACACTACGAAAGGTGGAGCAGAAACTTGCGCCCTATCTCTTCGGACTTTCCCCGTTCGCACGGATCTGTCGACAGGTGCATTCCGAACTGCGCGCTCTGAGCGATCGGGGGACCCGCGTCGACCTCATCTTCAGCATCGGGGATCCCGGCATTCCGCATATGGAACATATTCTCGGCAAGGACGGGATGCGTGCCGCGTCTTATCCGGGCCTTGAGCTCACCTTCATAAACGGGGCAGATCACAATCTGACGCCGAAATGCGCTCTGGAAATCTACCAACAGAAAATCCTGCAAGCCGCGTTCTCCGACCCTGAACGCACCGCTTCTGCTGCCTGATGCGAACGCTTACCCGGTAAACTGGTAGCGGGTCGATCCGTTCAACGCCGTGAGCCGGACGGCCGGCCGTGCTTCCTGGTCCGTTCCGGTCTTGCGCACCAGCATGATCCTTTTTTCACCACCTGGCGCCAGATGGAACCAGTCGTCGGAAACGCTGAAGCCTGGTACGTCGAGATGCACCGACTGGGTGAACCTTTTCGCTTCCAGCCGCAGTGTCCAGTTGCCATCGCCTGCCGGGTCCAGGCCTCCTTCGATCTCCAGCGGCTGTCGCACCTGCGGATAGCCCAGTGGGAAATGGAAGGCTTCGGAAAGAACCTGATCCGTTGCCGGGTCGATCAGCCGGGCCACGGTGACATCATGGCCCGGCGGGCCGAAACGATACGCATAGGTCACGTCGAAGAACGCGCCGAACAAATCTGTTGCCGGGACCTCCTGCGCTTCGCGTGGCGCCAGTTCCAGGTCGCGGCGTCCTGAAACGACGGGCACGCTGCCGTCGCGCAGACAGGAGAGCGTCAACACGAGCGCCTTCGTTTCCGGTGTCTCGTTGATAACGTGGACGCTGAGGCCATTCGTGCCTTCGTCGGTCACGCTGACCTGAACCGGCGAAAAGCTGCGCTTCAAGGCATAATAGGCCGGCTTCGGGAGTCCGGTGGCGTCGACGATCCCCCAACCGGCGCCGGGCAGCAGATCCTGAAAGGTCCATACCAGTGCGCCGCGGCAGGACGACCCCTTGCGCCGCCATTCGGCAAAGGTTGCCGCCATCACCTCGCCGGTCACGACCCGGGACAGATCGAGGTACCGGTCCGGATCGCCATAGCGCACGGCTGCCGGGTCAAGGCCGTAGAGCTCCTTGAAATAGAAATCGCGCACATCCTCGAAATCCCAGCCGACACCCCGGTCCCGGGGTATGCGCGCCTTCCAGCGCGGATCATGGCCGGGTTTCACCGGCAGGTGTCCGGCAAGGGTCTCGGATTGCGGCACATTGGAAAAGGCAAGGCACTCGGCCGCGAAGCGGACATCGGCGCGGCGGGCGTCTTCCAGCGGGCGCTGATAGGCACCGACGCCGTAGTAATGGGCAATCCCTGCGTTCGGGGAAAACGGCAAGGCCCCCTCGCAGGGCGAATTGGGCACATAGGGCACATCGGGACGCCGGTCGCGGCTGATTGCCGGCAGGATCTCTTCCGTCAATGGCCCCTTCCAGCGGCTCTCGGGCAGGCCCGTCATGGCGCCCTGCTGGTAAATCTCGCTGCCGCCGCACAAGACGGCGAGCGACGGGCACCCCTGGGAGATAGCGAGCTGATAGCGGGCTTCCGCCTCGACCGTTTCGACGAAGGCCTCGTCCTTGACCGGGTAATCGTAATTGGCGAACTGGAAGTCCTGCCAGACGAGAATGCCGAGTTCATCGCAGAGTTCGAAGAAATCCCGCGTCTCGTAGGTCATGGTGCCGCCGATGCGCAGCATGTTCATGCCGGCATCGCGCGCCAGTTCCAGCCACGGGCGGTAGCT contains these protein-coding regions:
- a CDS encoding alpha/beta fold hydrolase encodes the protein MFDKKIYPAYHTVRIGASAGLLHGTCGRTGILICDDWAYESLCARRSLRILADDLAGDGYPVLRFDYPSMGETIPEPGGDVDSLAPLVDTVLQACATLRSSSGVTQIVIVGLGFGSAIATRLATLPEADISGVVLLAPVTSGRAYFRELQLRAAMISNITNVKPEPVPGVALSIAGLDMRDGLAAEVKALRISPDMLPDTIPALVLSRPGRANEAAFAEQIAARNPANTTATFDGYDDLMTDPTAAMTPVEAFGTVVEWIKDRFPAAPATDVGEKLAPFPLKGDGFSETIELLGCERQIVGTWCEPEGERTGSAVLFLNAGALPRSGWAGSVKNTQRWLARNGIPSLRIDVSDVGDSRPVSFSAEIVHYTAEQVEDVRDALDFLQKRGCGHIVAAGSCSGAYLALRSAIADDRISDVVAVNLQRFLWDPRDDLRNALRFDHTDTSAYARKLIDKEKLKRLLSGEIPIFSLATFLLQRTLRKVEQKLAPYLFGLSPFARICRQVHSELRALSDRGTRVDLIFSIGDPGIPHMEHILGKDGMRAASYPGLELTFINGADHNLTPKCALEIYQQKILQAAFSDPERTASAA
- a CDS encoding glycosyltransferase family 4 protein — its product is MQGFANVHLLHVVRQYAPMVGGLEDFVRNLVARQKGRFASVRVLTLDRLFTHPDQFLPEDVIIDGIPVHRIPYYGSTRYPLAPAVFSNLGQSDLIHVHAVDFFFDALALAKPFHRRKLVATTHGGFFHTEQSLGFKKIWLNTMTRLSSRSYDAIACCSNNDLEMFRKLAPTKARLIENGVDLSKFHDAAAPMPEKRLVTIGRFSANKRLDRTLDALQSLVRSDPAWQLDIIGSPSDLSRANLEELTAARDLKNHVHLHLGLSDAAVRDVLSRSSIFVSASEYEGFGIAMIEALSAGLLPVVQPNTAFRALAERHPMVHLADFAESEQAAGTIAHVMAELEQAPALRMSAVTSAQQHAWSTVIGHYDELYADALYA
- a CDS encoding polysaccharide deacetylase family protein: MTSPQHMQADARSERPSVSGLGKLKRRVKTLGLQFLYNSGFASVIGRVYGGQGVILMFHEFTHNPRERLDQGCRISDFEELLGSIRKSGRDILTFDEAHRRLEDPAGRPFVVLTFDDGYRSNLELALPVMERYEAPATIFVPTQMMTREINAWWLGLRHMVLTNDRIDMEPMGIRIECPDVDGKIATLRRLTAWVWDDFHRADMLGHVFDAHRVLLPDLVESLVMSEADMIAADRHPLIEIGAHTTTHRALTLLSETEVKDDIGANKRFLEERLGREVPYFAYPYGAPSLSGHREADIVKALGFTAAMTTEPGCLFPEHFADPYLIPRQDAEYTEDSRTQALCGMNGIFRALASRGGRPLVNAGAIL
- a CDS encoding glycosyltransferase encodes the protein MRILMPCAAFPPVVNGGGPISSFILAQLLVDAGHDVRVVHVGDEDRHEIYEGVPVHRIKSPNIYWNYYTPQPAWQKMIWHALENGNPRAYVAMRREIADFKPDIMLTVSIENINVASWAAARTAGIPVAHTVFSTFMMCWHATMQRNGSNCSRQCTSCWLTSLGRRALSRFVDTLLGESHDILKRHIDEGYFPNAVPYRIPAAIDGVHAEEPRRFPRNRPFRVGFLGVHNRFKGFGTLAEAARLTSPDSNIEFYIAGTGHDAFAETTRRQFPAERTNFLGWTSPETFFPEIDVLVYPTIGREAFGRASIEAFSYAIPVISTSIGGVAENITDGVNGFHTPPDDPEALRARIEMLAKDPQTYERLSEGALASASEYLKPHVSGLLCAALHDTLDRHNSRASRDLVEAAR
- a CDS encoding lipopolysaccharide biosynthesis protein → MTMLRSLLEHIDPASLSVSIGSRLGSTLLSFLVLYAASHSMDTEQYGLYIFLFSVGNSLGLIFVLGQPVLLVKHYRLDGHTKGKTNQGILYTNALWLTLGIGSLLLIAILLRLFGGHLPSPYNALPIAFVFAAFFAFSEYLQNYFRIHGRIALSLAPRENIWRILCAIALPLLAYGGYLTSGVTAAETVTLLLGVMVSFQCYHFIKAEGLSFLRDSRDKPSRETRRAWAQESGFFTANTFFSASASYLETILIGIVLDLEAAAFYFVAYRISSLLTLPVLAIDTVGIPLISARFQEKDQKGAQRITSWLSAGSFVCAVLGGVFLYFTGDFILGKFDTNFEQHFNVLVILCLSAMSSAFFGPGTWLIMIGGGEKYLLAMRSVVFVFYIGALALLGFEYGLAGVAIAGWVQLVAVHLLSRRWVMRRWHMDNAATSFLSQIA
- a CDS encoding UDP-phosphate alpha N-acetylglucosaminyltransferase — protein: MLAVVNTNITGIRDSHVMLSEMVLISVGLLLALDRRASLYIVLTLYLSYMAFILSLRPELDLKAIRDILIPLVFYSLGRKVERIEDADRIVFLSAYLVLTVGLFEFLFLDLYTSFVNIFEYYVARGTLTADSNFVEGSNLFISSTRIGGRNFLPFLGNIRASSVFLEPVTMGNYGAFLCLWAFFRRDMAWRWLLLALGFTVIILGDARFGLFVTFALFAVGLVHRALPRAVLWLAPFFVALLLILYGGWTNQVHWEDNLPGRVLSSAMIMAKLDWRAYLGIALDLPFVDDNGYAYSFSQIGVVGAAFLWAIYIFASSHSEDAGKFKALATVFICLLLVVSNSIYSIKLAALFWFCAGAADIERNDRSEANAGFASQAYRASA
- a CDS encoding glycoside hydrolase family 5 protein — translated: MTDRNAGKRLRSWALLCAVLAATPVQAAPCLRGINLAGAEFGAVPGKYGKNYIYPSDKTLLYFAQKGMNVVRLPFKWERLQPKLNGPLDEAELNRIKETVDQASARGLTTILDPHNYAGYNQIKLGEGDVTAAAFADFWARLAPHFSGRADVVYLLMNEPAGITAATWLEAINAGIAAIRKAGADNLVMVPGTIWTGASHWFDRQPGGSNAEVLQNVRDPQNRFVFDIHQYMDSDFSGTHQTCPRVQDAIKALEGVSGWFRQYGYAGFLGEFGGTSSPDCLDGLARIADYINSQGDTWIGWSAWAAGPWWGDYPLSLQPKEGVDRPQLKVLEPYIRDDGLEMPACPARK